The candidate division TA06 bacterium region ATGTTCACCGCCCGCTTCACCCCGAAGCAGAACCCGGCGCTTTGGGCCACCTTTATCTTCATCGGGCCTTTTCCTTCAGCTCGGCTATCCGCTGCATGATCAGCCGGCTTAAGCCGATATACCCGTTTTTATCTGCCGGAAAAGATTCTATTTCGGCCACCGTTATCGGCTGGCCGAACCGGGCGGCCAGCGCTTGATTACGGGTCAGCAGTTTCCGCCACCCCTGGTTGGTGCCCCGGATGAAACAGGGAACCACCGGGACCCCATTCTGCCTGACCAGAAAACCTATGCCCGGCTTGGGGTCTAAAAAATTTTCTGTTTTGCTTCGGGTGCCTTCGGGGAAGACCAGTACCGCCAGACCCTGGTCCAGTTTTTCCTTAAGCAGCCTGAAGGCCTGGGAATCCCAGCCACCCCGCCTGATGGGAAAGGCGTTATGGCAGGTGATCAATGCCCTTAAGGGGGGAAAGCCGAACAGCTCTTTTTTAGCCATGAAGGCGGTCTCCCGGCGGATGCAGGATCCCACGAAGACTGGATCTATCAGGGCGATATGGTTGGAGGCAATTATTATGGGACCATTCCGGGGGACCAGCTCCCGCCCTTCCACCTTCCATCTGCAAATGGCGCCGAAATAAAGGTTCAGGGCGTACCAGGTCGTCCGGTAGGCCCGGGAATTAAAGGCCCGGCTTTCCCAGATCATGCTTCGGCCTTCATAACCTTTTCCGCCTGGGCGATCACCATCTCCACCTGCTGGTCAATGGTAAGGGTTGAAGTGTCTATCACCAGCGAATCCGGGGTGCAGGTCAGGGGGCTGTCGTCCCGCTGGCTGTCCTGGCGGTCGCGGGTTTCT contains the following coding sequences:
- a CDS encoding 1-acyl-sn-glycerol-3-phosphate acyltransferase, translated to MIWESRAFNSRAYRTTWYALNLYFGAICRWKVEGRELVPRNGPIIIASNHIALIDPVFVGSCIRRETAFMAKKELFGFPPLRALITCHNAFPIRRGGWDSQAFRLLKEKLDQGLAVLVFPEGTRSKTENFLDPKPGIGFLVRQNGVPVVPCFIRGTNQGWRKLLTRNQALAARFGQPITVAEIESFPADKNGYIGLSRLIMQRIAELKEKAR